One window of the Candidatus Methylomirabilota bacterium genome contains the following:
- a CDS encoding biotin-dependent carboxyltransferase family protein produces MSDLVVVEPGLLTTVQDLGRPGYQRVGIPPSGPLDRAAFVLANRLVGNPEGAAGLELTLRGPRLEVRRACGIAVTGGDMGFAVNGEAAPTWTAVRLRPGDIVSFRMVTAGCRAYLAVAGGLDLPPALGSRATYLRGRLGGVDGRALQKGDGLPVGRPPIDPDRLDGRTVPPARRPAYPSEVECRVILGPQDDRFTPEGLTALLAGPYEVTPQADRMGYRLRGPLIAHARGHDIISDGIPLGGIQVPGDGQPIVLLVDRQTTGGYTKIATVISVDIGRLGQARPGHRVRFRGVTLAEAHAALREAAAWLAEAVV; encoded by the coding sequence GTGAGCGACCTCGTCGTCGTCGAGCCGGGCCTCCTGACGACCGTGCAGGACCTCGGACGCCCGGGTTACCAGCGAGTCGGGATCCCGCCGTCGGGCCCCCTCGATCGGGCGGCCTTCGTCCTCGCCAATCGCCTGGTCGGGAACCCGGAGGGCGCGGCGGGCCTCGAGCTGACCCTCCGCGGACCACGCCTCGAGGTGCGCCGCGCGTGCGGCATCGCCGTCACCGGCGGCGACATGGGCTTCGCCGTCAACGGGGAGGCCGCCCCCACCTGGACCGCCGTGCGCCTGCGTCCGGGCGACATCGTGTCCTTCCGGATGGTCACGGCCGGCTGCCGCGCCTATCTCGCGGTGGCGGGGGGCCTCGACCTGCCGCCGGCTCTCGGCTCACGCGCGACCTACCTGCGAGGCCGCCTCGGGGGCGTCGACGGACGCGCGCTCCAGAAGGGGGATGGCCTCCCGGTCGGCCGGCCTCCGATCGACCCCGACCGGCTGGACGGCCGGACGGTGCCGCCGGCCCGCCGCCCCGCGTACCCGAGTGAGGTCGAGTGCCGCGTCATCCTGGGCCCCCAGGACGATCGCTTCACCCCCGAGGGGCTCACCGCCCTCCTCGCGGGGCCCTACGAGGTCACGCCTCAGGCGGACCGGATGGGGTATCGCCTCCGGGGGCCGCTCATCGCGCACGCGCGCGGACACGACATCATCTCGGACGGCATCCCGCTCGGCGGCATCCAGGTACCGGGAGACGGCCAGCCCATCGTCCTCCTGGTCGACCGGCAGACGACGGGAGGCTACACGAAGATCGCCACCGTCATCAGCGTGGACATCGGGCGGCTCGGGCAGGCCCGGCCGGGCCACCGCGTGCGGTTTCGCGGGGTGACCCTGGCCGAGGCCCACGCGGCGCTTCGCGAGGCGGCGGCGTGGCTCGCCGAGGCCGTGGTGTGA
- a CDS encoding YnfA family protein: protein MTPALAATSVGLFMLAALCEIGGGYLVWLWLRESRSPLLGLVGGLVLVLYGVVPTFQPAHFGRVYAAYGGAFVLLALGWGALVDGRPPDRFDLVGAAFCLAGVGVIMYWPR, encoded by the coding sequence ATGACGCCCGCACTCGCCGCCACGTCGGTCGGGCTGTTCATGCTGGCCGCCCTCTGCGAGATCGGCGGCGGCTACCTGGTATGGCTCTGGCTCCGCGAGAGCCGGAGCCCGCTGCTCGGGCTCGTCGGCGGACTGGTCCTGGTACTGTACGGGGTCGTGCCCACCTTCCAGCCCGCGCACTTCGGGCGGGTCTACGCCGCCTACGGGGGCGCCTTTGTCCTACTCGCCCTGGGGTGGGGCGCGCTCGTGGACGGCCGCCCTCCCGATCGGTTCGACCTCGTCGGGGCGGCGTTCTGCCTCGCCGGAGTCGGCGTCATCATGTACTGGCCGCGCTGA
- a CDS encoding winged helix-turn-helix domain-containing protein, translating into MAIPDFQTVMLPVLEALSDGRVHSSSDLYEDAAGRLKLTIEDRKELLPSGRQSRFENRVAWARKYLRAAGK; encoded by the coding sequence ATGGCCATCCCCGATTTTCAGACCGTCATGCTGCCCGTTCTCGAGGCCCTGTCGGATGGGCGCGTCCACAGCTCGTCAGATCTCTATGAAGACGCGGCGGGACGCTTGAAGCTGACCATCGAGGACCGGAAAGAGCTTCTGCCTAGCGGCCGGCAATCGAGATTCGAAAACCGTGTGGCGTGGGCCAGAAAGTATCTCAGGGCTGCTGGGAAGTGA
- a CDS encoding ABC transporter ATP-binding protein, whose translation MASVVLRGLTKRFGADVAAVRDLDLEVQHGEVVSLLGPSGCGKTTTLRLLAGFLEPDAGEIWVGDRRLSGPGHAVPPERRGMSMIFQSYAVWPHRTVAENVAYGLKFRDVPRAEIPKRVQDALALVRLEALAARYPGELSGGQQQRVALARALVVEPQILLLDEPLSNLDANLREEMRFEIRRLHEDLSITTLYVTHDQAEAMVTSDRIAVMREGRIEQVGTAREIYERPATAFVAGFVGRTNLLHGVLERDGLLRLAGDLRLRVSEVRGRTPGAEVAVSVRPHRIVVAADDVGARSLRDRGWNVLRGTVARAVYFGDALDVQVALHDGGPVLRLATAPDTGLAVGQPVLLGIPAEACVLLPPE comes from the coding sequence TTGGCGTCGGTCGTCCTCCGGGGACTCACCAAGCGGTTCGGCGCCGATGTGGCCGCCGTCCGCGATCTCGACCTCGAGGTGCAGCACGGCGAGGTGGTCTCGCTTCTCGGGCCCTCGGGATGCGGGAAGACCACCACCCTCCGCCTGCTGGCCGGGTTCCTCGAGCCCGATGCCGGGGAGATCTGGGTCGGCGACCGGCGGCTGTCCGGCCCCGGGCACGCGGTGCCGCCGGAGCGCCGCGGCATGAGCATGATCTTCCAGTCCTACGCGGTGTGGCCCCACCGGACGGTGGCGGAGAACGTCGCCTATGGCCTCAAGTTCCGCGACGTCCCTCGCGCCGAGATCCCCAAGCGGGTCCAGGACGCGCTGGCCCTCGTCCGGCTGGAGGCCCTCGCCGCGCGCTACCCGGGTGAGCTGTCGGGCGGCCAGCAGCAGCGCGTGGCGCTGGCCCGGGCGCTCGTGGTGGAGCCGCAGATCCTCCTGCTCGACGAGCCGCTGAGTAACCTCGACGCGAACCTCCGGGAGGAGATGCGATTCGAGATCCGCCGCCTCCACGAAGATCTGAGCATCACCACGCTCTACGTCACCCACGACCAGGCGGAGGCCATGGTGACCTCCGACCGGATCGCCGTGATGCGGGAGGGCCGGATCGAGCAGGTCGGCACGGCACGGGAGATCTACGAGCGTCCGGCGACGGCCTTCGTGGCCGGCTTCGTCGGCCGCACCAACCTGCTCCACGGCGTGCTGGAGCGCGACGGCCTCCTGCGGCTGGCCGGGGATCTCCGCCTGCGGGTCAGCGAGGTCCGCGGGCGAACGCCGGGGGCCGAGGTCGCCGTCTCGGTGCGCCCCCACCGGATCGTCGTCGCCGCCGACGACGTGGGGGCCCGGAGTCTCCGCGATCGGGGCTGGAACGTCTTGCGGGGCACGGTGGCGCGCGCGGTGTACTTCGGCGATGCGCTCGACGTGCAGGTCGCGCTGCACGATGGCGGGCCGGTCCTGCGCCTCGCGACGGCCCCCGACACCGGCCTCGCGGTGGGCCAGCCGGTACTGCTCGGAATTCCCGCCGAGGCCTGCGTCCTCCTGCCCCCCGAGTGA
- a CDS encoding putative hydro-lyase, protein MELGQTPKEIRQAIRQGRYTGGTAGLAPGHVQANLVILPQAQAYDFLVFCQRNPRPCPLVEVTDPGNPEPAGVARGADLRTDVPRYRIYREGRLAAEVTDITDEWREDFVAFLLGCSFTFETALLQAGVPVRHIEEQRIVPMWRTTVACRPAGIFRGPMVVSMRPIPPALIPRAVTVTARYPMAHGAPVHIGNPAHIGIADVRTPDWGDPPTMLPGEEPVFWACGVTPQAVALEARPPLVITHAPGHMFITDLPDHALAVL, encoded by the coding sequence ATGGAGCTCGGCCAGACTCCGAAGGAGATCCGCCAGGCCATCCGCCAGGGCCGCTACACGGGCGGGACGGCCGGGCTCGCGCCCGGCCACGTCCAGGCGAACCTCGTCATCCTCCCCCAGGCTCAGGCCTACGATTTCCTCGTTTTCTGCCAGCGGAATCCGCGGCCGTGCCCCCTCGTCGAGGTGACGGACCCCGGCAACCCCGAGCCGGCCGGCGTGGCCCGCGGAGCGGATCTCCGGACGGACGTGCCGCGTTATCGGATCTACCGCGAGGGCCGGCTGGCAGCGGAAGTCACCGACATCACGGATGAGTGGCGGGAGGATTTCGTCGCCTTCCTGCTCGGCTGCTCGTTCACATTCGAGACCGCGCTCCTGCAGGCCGGCGTCCCGGTTCGCCACATCGAGGAGCAGCGGATCGTGCCGATGTGGCGGACCACCGTCGCCTGCCGTCCAGCCGGGATCTTCCGCGGACCCATGGTGGTCTCGATGCGCCCGATCCCGCCAGCGCTGATCCCGCGGGCGGTCACGGTCACCGCCCGCTATCCGATGGCGCACGGCGCCCCGGTTCACATCGGCAACCCGGCCCACATCGGGATCGCGGATGTCCGCACGCCGGATTGGGGTGATCCGCCGACCATGCTCCCCGGGGAGGAGCCGGTGTTCTGGGCCTGCGGCGTGACCCCCCAGGCCGTCGCGCTCGAGGCCCGGCCTCCGCTCGTCATCACGCATGCGCCGGGGCACATGTTCATCACGGACCTGCCGGACCACGCGCTGGCCGTTCTCTAG
- a CDS encoding iron ABC transporter permease: protein MSARPSERRPAGDLIALVWLTNAAILLVLVVAPLAVLVAASLRTSEGLGLANFLTAFGRPLYRGPIVNSFVYASAVAVLSVLIGAPMAWLVGRTDLPGKGLIRTLTVAAFVTPSFLGATAWVILAGPNAGLLNVLYRWVTGAEAPLVNIFSLSGLVFVTSLYTFPVVFILTGAALTATPADLEDAARIAGAGTWSVMRDVTLPLAWPAIAGGFILAFLETIVLFGAPAMLALPARFHVMTTQIWAFFHYPPKVEVAAAYAMPLLLVAAGLLWVQRRLVGRRGFTTVGGRAAAPRPVGLGRWRWVAFGGCAAVLACSIVLPYVALLRAALAKAWGLGWSWENLTLRNFRFVVFEYDPTRSAILNTLMLGVVTATLAALLMAGIAYVAHRRLLRGARFLAFLATAPLAVPGIVLSIGLFTAYSRPPLLLYGTIWIIFVAYLTKYLPVAYTACHAAMATVHPDLEDAARILGANRLVAMKDVTVPLLGVGLLSAWLLVFLPSLRELSSSILLFTARSRVVSVVIYTLYEEGLWEAVSSLGILLLGITLVLVAIAQRFLGRRFLQI from the coding sequence GTGAGCGCGCGACCGTCGGAGCGGCGGCCGGCCGGCGACCTGATCGCGCTGGTCTGGCTCACGAACGCCGCGATCCTCCTGGTGCTGGTGGTGGCGCCGCTCGCCGTCCTGGTGGCGGCGAGCCTCCGCACGTCCGAAGGGCTCGGCCTCGCGAACTTTCTCACCGCCTTCGGCCGGCCGCTCTACCGCGGCCCCATCGTCAACTCCTTCGTCTACGCCAGTGCCGTCGCCGTGCTCAGCGTGCTGATCGGCGCGCCGATGGCGTGGCTGGTGGGGCGAACCGACCTGCCGGGGAAAGGGCTGATCCGCACCCTCACCGTCGCCGCCTTCGTCACCCCGTCGTTCCTGGGGGCCACCGCCTGGGTCATCCTGGCCGGGCCCAACGCCGGCCTCCTCAACGTCCTCTATCGCTGGGTGACCGGGGCCGAGGCGCCGCTGGTCAACATCTTCTCCTTGTCGGGCCTCGTCTTCGTCACGAGCCTCTACACGTTTCCGGTCGTGTTCATCCTGACCGGCGCCGCCCTGACCGCGACGCCCGCCGATCTGGAGGACGCCGCCCGGATCGCCGGCGCCGGCACCTGGTCGGTGATGCGGGACGTGACGTTGCCGCTGGCGTGGCCCGCGATCGCGGGAGGGTTCATCCTGGCCTTCCTCGAGACGATCGTGCTCTTCGGCGCCCCGGCGATGCTGGCGCTCCCGGCGCGCTTCCACGTCATGACGACCCAGATCTGGGCGTTTTTCCACTATCCGCCCAAGGTGGAGGTGGCGGCCGCCTATGCGATGCCCCTCCTCCTGGTGGCGGCCGGCCTCCTGTGGGTCCAGCGCCGGCTCGTCGGACGCCGCGGCTTCACCACGGTGGGAGGCCGGGCGGCCGCGCCCCGGCCGGTAGGTCTCGGCCGCTGGCGATGGGTCGCGTTCGGCGGCTGCGCGGCTGTCCTCGCCTGCTCGATCGTGCTGCCCTACGTCGCGCTTCTGCGGGCCGCGCTGGCGAAGGCCTGGGGGCTCGGATGGAGCTGGGAGAACCTGACGCTGCGCAATTTCCGCTTCGTCGTCTTCGAGTACGACCCCACCCGCTCGGCGATCCTCAACACCCTGATGCTGGGCGTGGTGACCGCGACCCTGGCCGCCCTCCTGATGGCCGGGATCGCCTACGTCGCGCACCGCCGGCTGCTCCGCGGGGCCCGGTTCCTCGCCTTCCTGGCCACCGCCCCGCTGGCGGTGCCGGGGATCGTGCTGTCCATCGGCCTCTTCACCGCCTACTCCCGGCCGCCGCTCCTCCTCTACGGGACGATCTGGATCATCTTCGTCGCGTACCTGACCAAGTACCTGCCCGTGGCCTACACCGCGTGCCACGCGGCGATGGCGACGGTGCATCCCGACCTCGAGGATGCCGCCCGGATCCTGGGCGCGAACCGGCTGGTGGCCATGAAGGACGTGACCGTGCCTCTGCTCGGCGTCGGCCTCTTGTCGGCCTGGCTCCTCGTCTTCCTGCCCAGCCTCCGCGAGCTTTCCTCCTCGATCCTCCTGTTCACGGCCCGCTCGCGGGTGGTCTCGGTCGTGATCTACACGCTCTACGAGGAGGGGCTGTGGGAGGCGGTCTCGAGCCTCGGCATCCTGCTCCTCGGCATCACGCTGGTGCTGGTGGCTATCGCGCAGCGGTTCCTGGGCCGACGTTTCCTCCAGATCTAG
- a CDS encoding extracellular solute-binding protein: MSRAEKRWARGILVGVALIAAAGPAAAQNPGELARKEGKVVWYSSLGLSVAQKVCEAFTKKGLGVTCELNRDGSERIFQKVMQEASANLWIADVVHTSDISHFLDFKTKGMLAKHAPAGSERFRPDFKDKDGFYTVLRGTPYVIGINTQKVAKAEAPRRWKDLLDPRWKGKLVQAHPGYSGVVLTGITGLLGAFGWDYFAALAKNDPLVVQSAEDPPMKLAGAEAWVGATGEYNLYRAAKQGNPVGIVFPEEGVPFVSSANAILAKAPHPNAARIFTDWLFDREAQQILVNDGLYVPNEDVTYAKDKRPLRELKLLPATPEEIMKRNEEIKTKFRELFGV; the protein is encoded by the coding sequence ATGAGTAGGGCAGAGAAGCGGTGGGCGCGAGGAATCCTGGTCGGGGTGGCCCTGATCGCCGCGGCAGGCCCGGCGGCGGCTCAGAATCCCGGGGAGCTGGCCCGGAAGGAGGGCAAGGTCGTCTGGTACTCGTCCCTCGGCTTGTCGGTGGCCCAGAAGGTCTGCGAGGCCTTCACCAAGAAGGGCCTCGGCGTCACCTGTGAGCTCAACCGCGACGGCTCCGAGCGCATCTTCCAGAAGGTGATGCAGGAGGCGTCGGCCAACCTGTGGATCGCCGACGTCGTCCACACCTCGGACATCTCCCACTTCCTGGACTTCAAGACGAAAGGGATGCTGGCCAAGCACGCGCCGGCCGGGTCCGAGCGCTTCCGCCCGGACTTCAAGGACAAGGATGGCTTCTACACCGTGCTCCGCGGCACCCCCTACGTCATCGGGATCAACACCCAGAAGGTGGCGAAGGCCGAGGCCCCCCGGCGCTGGAAGGATCTCCTCGACCCTCGCTGGAAGGGGAAGCTCGTCCAGGCTCATCCCGGATACAGCGGCGTCGTGCTCACCGGGATCACCGGCCTCCTCGGCGCCTTCGGCTGGGACTATTTCGCGGCGCTGGCCAAGAACGATCCCCTGGTCGTCCAGTCGGCCGAGGACCCGCCGATGAAGCTGGCCGGCGCGGAGGCGTGGGTGGGCGCGACCGGCGAATACAACCTCTACCGGGCCGCCAAGCAGGGGAACCCGGTCGGGATCGTCTTCCCCGAGGAGGGTGTCCCGTTCGTCTCGTCGGCGAACGCGATCCTGGCCAAGGCCCCGCACCCGAACGCGGCTCGCATCTTCACCGACTGGCTGTTCGACAGGGAGGCGCAGCAGATCCTGGTGAATGACGGTCTCTACGTCCCCAACGAGGACGTCACCTACGCCAAGGACAAGCGGCCACTGCGGGAGCTCAAGCTGCTCCCGGCCACGCCGGAGGAGATCATGAAGCGCAACGAGGAGATCAAGACGAAGTTCCGCGAGCTGTTCGGGGTGTGA
- a CDS encoding ABC transporter substrate-binding protein has protein sequence MLKRVTLALVVAALALTARPASAQPKEVVIGLMYPLSGPTATAGIDEKHVYEVFADMVNGKEPMLPGAFYQKLRGLPGVGGGARLRLVFVDHQGKPDLGQAEAERLITQEKVHALIGSWQSSVTMTTSQVAERFAVPHLTAESASPGLTRRGFKWFFRTSPHDEHFSQAMFDFMADFQKKKGIKLETLAISHEDTLFGTDSGKVQRGLAQKYGYKLVADFPYRANSTSLTAEVQKLKAANPDVWLPTSYQSDAVLFVRTAKELDWNPKMIIAQNAGHIDPKFIEQTGKDSEGYMSRSPFPSDLIDKNPVAKALNGPYRARSGKDLYDLPARAFTGMVTLVDALNRAGSTEPEAIRRALTATDIKPADLLMPWSGVRFDETGQNVGVRAIIMQLQGGKYYTVWPFEMATRDVIYPIPKWSERR, from the coding sequence ATGCTGAAGCGGGTGACACTCGCGCTCGTCGTCGCCGCCCTCGCGCTCACGGCCCGGCCGGCCTCCGCCCAGCCGAAGGAGGTCGTGATCGGCCTCATGTATCCGCTCAGCGGGCCGACGGCGACCGCCGGGATCGACGAGAAGCACGTCTACGAGGTGTTCGCCGACATGGTAAACGGCAAGGAGCCCATGCTCCCCGGCGCCTTCTACCAGAAGCTCCGGGGTCTCCCCGGCGTGGGCGGCGGCGCCCGACTCCGCCTCGTCTTCGTGGATCATCAGGGCAAGCCGGACCTGGGCCAGGCCGAGGCCGAGCGGCTCATCACTCAGGAGAAGGTCCACGCGCTGATCGGGTCGTGGCAGTCCAGCGTGACCATGACCACCAGCCAGGTGGCCGAGCGCTTCGCCGTCCCTCACCTGACCGCGGAGTCGGCGTCGCCGGGTCTGACCCGGCGCGGGTTCAAATGGTTCTTTCGCACCTCGCCTCACGACGAGCACTTCAGCCAGGCGATGTTCGACTTCATGGCCGACTTCCAGAAGAAGAAGGGGATCAAGCTGGAGACGCTCGCCATCTCGCACGAGGACACCTTGTTCGGGACCGATTCGGGCAAGGTGCAGCGGGGGCTCGCCCAGAAGTACGGCTACAAGCTCGTCGCCGACTTCCCGTACCGGGCCAACAGCACCTCGCTGACCGCCGAGGTCCAGAAGCTCAAGGCCGCCAATCCGGACGTCTGGCTGCCGACCTCGTACCAGTCGGACGCCGTCCTGTTCGTGCGGACGGCCAAGGAGCTCGACTGGAACCCGAAGATGATCATCGCCCAGAACGCGGGCCACATCGATCCCAAGTTCATCGAGCAGACGGGGAAGGACTCGGAGGGCTACATGTCCCGTTCCCCCTTTCCCTCGGATCTGATCGACAAGAACCCGGTGGCCAAGGCCCTCAACGGACCCTACCGGGCGCGCTCGGGGAAGGATCTCTATGACCTGCCCGCCCGCGCCTTCACCGGGATGGTGACGCTCGTCGACGCCCTCAACCGAGCCGGCTCCACGGAGCCGGAGGCGATCCGGAGGGCGCTGACCGCGACCGACATCAAGCCCGCCGACCTCCTGATGCCGTGGAGCGGCGTCCGGTTCGACGAGACCGGCCAGAACGTGGGGGTGCGGGCGATCATCATGCAGCTCCAGGGCGGCAAGTACTACACCGTGTGGCCGTTCGAGATGGCCACCCGGGATGTGATCTATCCGATCCCGAAGTGGTCCGAGCGCCGGTGA
- a CDS encoding type II toxin-antitoxin system HicB family antitoxin, translating into MIRGYVEQALRIARYDKLEDGAFYGEVPRLRGVLATADTLEKCRNQLAEVVEEWVLVRVARGLSVPPLGRVRVRIKQAG; encoded by the coding sequence GTGATCCGAGGATATGTCGAACAGGCGCTTCGGATCGCGCGTTATGACAAGCTCGAGGACGGCGCGTTCTACGGCGAAGTCCCGCGCCTGCGAGGGGTGTTGGCGACGGCCGATACGCTGGAGAAATGTCGGAATCAGCTCGCCGAGGTGGTCGAGGAATGGGTGCTCGTTCGAGTCGCTCGCGGGCTTTCCGTTCCCCCGCTCGGAAGAGTCCGAGTCAGGATCAAGCAAGCCGGCTGA
- a CDS encoding 5-oxoprolinase subunit PxpA translates to MATVIDLNCDMGESYGRWTLGADEAIMPYISSANIACGFHGGDPHVMRKSVALALQHGVAIGAHPSLPDLMGFGRRVMDVTPAELKDYFCYQMGALREFCRAAGHDLQHVKPHGILYSMAESQEAIAQAIGEAARESGERLILMTLASGKYDAHCRKMGVRVASEGFADRGYEVDGTLVSRKKPGALITDPARAAAQAVRMAAEGKVRTHDGVDIDISIQTICCHGDTPGAERIVRAVRDGLEQAGIQVRPLRDWLP, encoded by the coding sequence ATGGCAACGGTGATCGACCTCAACTGCGACATGGGCGAGTCCTACGGACGGTGGACCCTCGGGGCCGACGAGGCCATCATGCCGTACATCTCGTCGGCGAACATCGCCTGCGGCTTCCACGGGGGCGATCCGCACGTGATGCGCAAGAGCGTGGCCCTCGCGCTTCAGCACGGGGTGGCCATCGGGGCGCACCCGTCGCTGCCGGATCTGATGGGCTTCGGACGCCGCGTGATGGACGTCACCCCGGCCGAGCTGAAGGACTACTTCTGCTACCAGATGGGCGCGCTCCGCGAGTTCTGCCGGGCGGCCGGCCACGACCTCCAGCACGTCAAGCCGCACGGCATCCTCTATAGCATGGCCGAGAGCCAGGAGGCGATCGCCCAGGCCATCGGCGAGGCGGCCCGCGAGTCCGGCGAGCGGCTCATCCTGATGACCCTCGCCTCCGGCAAGTACGACGCCCACTGCCGCAAGATGGGCGTCCGCGTCGCCTCCGAGGGCTTCGCCGACCGCGGCTACGAGGTCGATGGCACGCTCGTGTCCCGGAAGAAGCCGGGTGCACTCATCACCGACCCGGCGCGAGCGGCGGCCCAGGCCGTCCGGATGGCCGCCGAAGGGAAGGTCCGCACGCACGACGGGGTGGACATCGACATCAGCATCCAGACGATCTGCTGCCACGGCGACACGCCGGGGGCCGAGCGCATCGTCCGCGCGGTGCGCGACGGGCTCGAGCAGGCCGGGATCCAGGTGAGGCCGCTCCGCGACTGGCTACCCTAG
- a CDS encoding LLM class flavin-dependent oxidoreductase, translated as MRFGVSFGALYAPAADLARLGAEAEAGGFETLWVPDSPMLYRDPYATLALLARDTRSVRLGTLATNPLTRHPAVTANAILTLHELSGGRAILGIATGDSAVRRIGARPVRLADLERAISELRPLLRGETVTYDGRPFGIRFARPSRPAGWPPIYVVATGLRAAELAGRVADGVVLNVGSHPAVLQAVRERVEAGARAAGRSLAELSVVAFFFCVIAGDPAVAHERLKPSVSWFGLRFPGLCAMAGLPLDVPLRGALARFETDYARYDLVHSDRWAQAVRDAAFLPSPYVHAFALGGGAPEIAARLRTIRELGFEDVTIRPPSPEDWRPTVRAFMAEVIPALSAR; from the coding sequence GTGCGCTTCGGCGTCTCCTTCGGGGCCTTGTACGCTCCGGCGGCCGACCTGGCCCGTCTCGGTGCCGAGGCCGAGGCGGGGGGATTCGAGACCCTCTGGGTCCCGGATTCGCCCATGCTGTACCGCGACCCCTATGCGACCCTCGCCCTCCTGGCCCGCGACACCCGCTCCGTCCGGCTCGGCACCCTCGCCACCAACCCGCTGACCCGGCACCCCGCGGTCACCGCCAACGCGATCCTCACCCTCCACGAGCTCTCGGGCGGCCGCGCCATCCTGGGGATCGCCACCGGCGATTCGGCCGTTCGCCGCATCGGGGCCCGACCCGTCCGCCTGGCGGATCTCGAGCGGGCGATCAGCGAGCTGCGCCCCTTGCTGCGAGGCGAGACGGTGACGTATGACGGACGCCCATTCGGGATCCGCTTCGCTCGGCCGTCACGGCCGGCCGGGTGGCCGCCGATCTACGTGGTCGCTACGGGCCTCCGGGCCGCCGAGCTGGCCGGGCGCGTGGCGGATGGCGTGGTGCTCAACGTCGGCTCCCATCCCGCCGTCCTGCAGGCGGTGCGCGAGCGGGTCGAGGCCGGCGCTCGAGCCGCCGGCCGGAGCCTCGCGGAGCTGAGCGTGGTGGCGTTCTTCTTCTGCGTGATCGCCGGCGACCCGGCGGTGGCCCACGAGCGCCTCAAGCCGAGCGTCTCCTGGTTCGGCCTGCGGTTTCCCGGCCTCTGCGCGATGGCCGGGCTCCCGCTCGACGTTCCTCTGCGCGGCGCGCTCGCCCGATTCGAGACGGACTACGCGCGGTATGACCTGGTCCATTCCGATCGATGGGCTCAGGCCGTGCGCGATGCGGCCTTCCTTCCGTCGCCGTACGTTCACGCCTTCGCGCTGGGGGGCGGCGCCCCGGAGATCGCCGCGCGGCTCCGGACGATCCGCGAGCTCGGGTTCGAGGACGTCACCATTCGGCCGCCGTCGCCCGAGGACTGGCGGCCGACCGTCCGCGCGTTCATGGCCGAGGTGATCCCGGCGCTCAGCGCGCGGTGA
- the pxpB gene encoding 5-oxoprolinase subunit PxpB encodes MIYAEPRVLPAGDLAVSVELADEISREANARVRTLERLLAEARLPGIVETVPTFRSLLVSYDPLVLGWEDLLGHLQALVPRLAAAAPPPGRRVELPCAYGGEHGPDLEEVARRLGLAPDEVVRLHAGAEYFVYFVGFTPGLPYMTGMPERLTIPRLDRPRTKTPPGSVGIGGSQCSIYSVESPGGFWVLGRTPLALYAPASAEPILLRAGDRVRFRPIDADEFRAIADAVAAGTYRPRIEPERAEATA; translated from the coding sequence ATGATCTACGCCGAACCGCGCGTCCTTCCGGCGGGCGACCTCGCGGTGTCCGTGGAGCTGGCCGACGAGATCTCCCGCGAGGCGAACGCCCGGGTGCGCACGCTGGAACGACTGCTCGCCGAGGCGCGCCTGCCCGGGATCGTCGAGACGGTGCCGACGTTCCGATCGCTGCTCGTCTCCTACGATCCGCTCGTGCTCGGCTGGGAGGACCTTCTCGGCCACCTCCAGGCCCTCGTCCCGCGTCTGGCCGCGGCAGCGCCGCCGCCCGGGCGGCGGGTCGAGCTGCCGTGCGCCTACGGAGGCGAGCACGGCCCCGACCTCGAGGAAGTGGCGCGGCGACTCGGTCTCGCTCCGGATGAGGTCGTGCGGCTCCACGCCGGCGCCGAGTACTTCGTCTATTTCGTCGGCTTCACGCCGGGGCTCCCCTACATGACCGGCATGCCCGAGCGGCTCACGATCCCGCGCCTGGACCGGCCGCGGACGAAGACGCCGCCCGGGAGCGTGGGGATCGGCGGCAGCCAGTGCTCGATCTACTCGGTAGAGAGCCCGGGAGGCTTCTGGGTCCTCGGGCGCACGCCGCTCGCCCTCTACGCCCCGGCCAGTGCCGAGCCGATTCTGCTCCGGGCGGGCGATCGCGTCCGCTTCCGCCCCATCGATGCCGATGAGTTTCGCGCCATCGCCGACGCGGTCGCGGCCGGCACCTATCGCCCGCGCATCGAGCCCGAGCGCGCCGAGGCCACCGCGTGA